A region from the Solibacillus sp. FSL H8-0523 genome encodes:
- the sigB gene encoding RNA polymerase sigma factor SigB: MSKESLPRNSSKEEVLDWIADYQGHASEEAQTNLVIHYQQLVESIARKYSHGKSYYDDIVQVGMLGLLGAIRRFDPSFGRSFEAFAVPTIVGEIKRFLRDKTWDVHVPRRIKELGPRIKSAVEALTTELQRSPSISEIANFLEVQDEEVLEAMEMGRSYQALSMDHSIESDSDGSTVTLFDVVGKEDVGFEVTNRRMIVADAMNVLTEREHQIIQLTYLEQLSQKEAGERLGISQMHVSRIQRKAIKKLQDTIVSSGGVSL; this comes from the coding sequence ATGTCGAAAGAATCACTACCTAGAAATTCATCAAAAGAAGAAGTACTAGATTGGATTGCTGACTATCAAGGGCATGCGAGTGAAGAAGCGCAAACGAATTTAGTCATTCACTATCAACAATTAGTCGAATCGATTGCTCGTAAATATTCTCATGGTAAATCGTATTATGATGATATTGTACAAGTAGGTATGCTAGGCTTATTAGGTGCAATTCGTCGATTTGACCCCTCATTTGGCAGGAGTTTTGAAGCATTTGCTGTGCCAACGATTGTCGGGGAAATTAAACGCTTTTTACGTGATAAAACATGGGATGTTCATGTTCCAAGACGTATTAAGGAATTAGGTCCACGTATTAAATCGGCAGTAGAGGCATTAACAACTGAATTGCAACGCTCACCATCCATTAGTGAAATTGCAAATTTTTTAGAGGTACAAGACGAAGAAGTATTAGAGGCCATGGAGATGGGGCGTAGTTACCAAGCGTTATCGATGGATCATTCCATCGAATCTGATTCAGATGGTAGCACGGTCACGTTATTTGATGTCGTTGGTAAAGAGGATGTCGGTTTTGAGGTAACGAACCGTCGTATGATTGTAGCAGATGCAATGAATGTATTAACTGAACGAGAGCATCAAATTATTCAATTAACCTATTTAGAGCAGCTAAGTCAAAAAGAAGCGGGCGAACGACTCGGTATCTCGCAAATGCATGTTTCACGCATTCAGCGTAAGGCGATAAAAAAATTACAAGATACTATCGTATCGAGTGGCGGCGTTTCACTTTAA
- the rsbW gene encoding anti-sigma B factor RsbW, with the protein MRAFDYIEIRVPAKPQYVSVIRLTISGLAVRVGFTYDEIEDLKIATSEAVTNVVHHAYKEDDSGEVVIGCALFDDKIEIMVADYGVSFNFEEVKSKIGPYHENENVALLREGGLGIYLMETLMDEVKLNNEGGVTVFMTKYVSREQVKGNVERITT; encoded by the coding sequence ATGAGAGCATTTGATTATATCGAAATTCGAGTGCCGGCTAAGCCGCAGTATGTTAGTGTCATTCGTTTAACAATTTCGGGATTAGCTGTACGTGTTGGATTCACTTACGATGAAATAGAAGATTTGAAAATTGCCACAAGTGAAGCAGTAACAAATGTTGTTCATCATGCTTACAAGGAAGACGATAGCGGAGAGGTTGTTATTGGCTGTGCGCTTTTCGATGATAAAATCGAAATCATGGTGGCGGATTACGGTGTTAGCTTTAACTTTGAAGAAGTAAAATCGAAAATCGGTCCTTACCATGAAAATGAAAATGTAGCACTTTTACGTGAAGGTGGATTAGGGATTTATTTAATGGAAACTTTAATGGATGAAGTGAAGTTAAATAATGAAGGAGGCGTAACTGTTTTCATGACAAAGTATGTCTCGAGAGAGCAGGTGAAGGGGAATGTCGAAAGAATCACTACCTAG
- a CDS encoding STAS domain-containing protein, translating to MNVNVQFREDGSVLRGYIEGEIDTFTAPILREELETVHIVEGREIELDLSKVNYMDSTGLGIFVAFYKKVIRENASLKLVNLSNRLVRLFEITGLSELMSIETNEELELK from the coding sequence ATGAATGTTAATGTTCAATTTAGAGAAGATGGTAGTGTTCTAAGAGGTTATATTGAGGGTGAAATTGATACATTTACAGCCCCTATTTTGCGTGAAGAGTTAGAAACAGTACACATTGTAGAAGGGCGTGAAATTGAACTTGATCTATCAAAGGTAAATTACATGGATAGTACAGGCTTAGGGATTTTTGTAGCGTTTTATAAAAAAGTAATACGAGAAAATGCATCACTAAAATTAGTGAATTTATCGAATCGTTTAGTAAGATTATTCGAAATTACAGGATTAAGTGAATTAATGAGTATTGAAACCAACGAGGAATTGGAGTTGAAATGA
- a CDS encoding PP2C family protein-serine/threonine phosphatase, translating into MKELQIQYHKILADYLANQTERNLYIGQNFIRQLIQKKVTPEEVINIHKHALEQIYPNLSREVSNSYDFLIEIMVHFGLTLKEHESLLEQQEELRVEMNVATKIQDMILRTTIPKINAIDVGMVSIPIRKMNGDYVHFLSDDENYVSVAVTDVVGKGVPAALCMSMVKYGLDTLEYATNDPSYILEVLNRIIEKSVDDSMFVSMFYGTYDMEDNLFTYGSAGHEPAIYYKAREQTFYDLESKGLLLGVMPEVKYPQHEIELEDNDFILMITDGVTDFRKQGDLDPRDVIKDLALSYSHLTAQEMCERMYTYLKAMPDFDLEDDFTVVIFKK; encoded by the coding sequence TTGAAAGAATTACAAATCCAATATCATAAAATATTAGCAGACTACTTAGCAAATCAAACAGAACGAAATTTGTATATTGGGCAAAACTTTATTCGACAACTTATTCAGAAGAAAGTTACACCTGAGGAAGTAATTAATATTCATAAGCATGCACTTGAGCAGATTTATCCGAATTTATCGAGAGAGGTTTCAAACAGCTACGATTTCCTAATCGAAATTATGGTGCATTTCGGGCTAACGCTTAAAGAGCATGAAAGTCTGTTAGAGCAGCAAGAAGAGTTACGGGTTGAAATGAATGTTGCAACGAAAATTCAAGACATGATTCTTCGTACAACAATTCCAAAAATAAATGCAATCGATGTAGGGATGGTATCGATTCCTATTCGCAAAATGAATGGAGACTACGTACATTTTTTAAGCGATGATGAAAACTATGTTAGTGTAGCGGTTACCGATGTTGTTGGCAAGGGTGTTCCCGCTGCACTTTGCATGTCGATGGTGAAATATGGGCTTGATACATTAGAGTATGCAACAAATGATCCATCTTATATTTTAGAAGTGTTAAATCGCATCATTGAAAAAAGTGTAGATGATAGCATGTTTGTATCGATGTTTTACGGAACGTACGATATGGAAGATAATTTGTTTACGTACGGCTCTGCCGGGCACGAACCGGCTATTTATTACAAGGCACGTGAGCAAACATTCTATGACTTGGAATCGAAAGGGCTATTGTTAGGCGTAATGCCTGAAGTTAAATACCCACAGCATGAAATTGAACTAGAAGATAATGATTTTATTTTAATGATTACGGACGGTGTAACGGATTTTCGTAAGCAAGGGGATCTCGATCCACGGGATGTTATAAAAGATCTCGCATTAAGCTATAGCCATCTAACAGCGCAAGAAATGTGTGAAAGAATGTATACCTATTTGAAGGCAATGCCAGACTTTGATTTGGAAGACGACTTTACTGTAGTTATTTTCAAAAAATAG
- a CDS encoding anti-sigma regulatory factor — MEIRSTVEIITEWDIVAARQLGRDEAKAIGFGAVDQARITTAISELARNIYLYARAGEIVLERIRDGSKVGIRIIAADKGPGINNLKKVMEDGYSTSGGLGAGLPGVKRLMDKMDIQSSIGEGTLVVIEKWVQ; from the coding sequence ATGGAAATCAGATCTACCGTAGAAATTATAACTGAATGGGATATTGTAGCTGCACGCCAATTAGGTAGGGACGAAGCGAAAGCGATAGGTTTTGGTGCGGTAGACCAAGCTCGAATTACGACGGCAATTAGCGAATTAGCTCGAAACATATATTTATATGCACGCGCGGGTGAAATTGTACTAGAACGTATTCGAGATGGAAGTAAAGTAGGTATACGCATTATTGCGGCTGACAAAGGGCCAGGCATTAATAATTTAAAAAAGGTGATGGAAGACGGTTATTCTACGTCTGGCGGCTTAGGCGCGGGACTTCCTGGTGTCAAACGGTTGATGGATAAGATGGATATTCAATCATCTATAGGGGAAGGCACGTTGGTTGTGATTGAAAAATGGGTGCAGTAG
- a CDS encoding type II toxin-antitoxin system PemK/MazF family toxin translates to MIVKRGDVFFADLSPVIGSEQGGTRPVLIIQNDIGNRFSPTVIIAAITAQIQKAKLPTHVEIDAKKYGFERDSVILLEQLRTIDKSRLTDRITQLDAKLMHEVDIALGISLGLVKF, encoded by the coding sequence TTGATTGTAAAACGTGGAGACGTTTTTTTTGCCGATTTATCACCAGTTATTGGGTCTGAACAGGGTGGTACAAGACCTGTTCTTATTATTCAAAATGATATAGGTAATCGTTTTAGCCCAACAGTTATTATTGCTGCAATTACTGCGCAAATTCAAAAAGCAAAATTGCCTACACATGTTGAAATCGATGCGAAAAAGTATGGGTTTGAACGTGATTCAGTAATTTTGCTTGAACAATTGCGTACTATTGATAAATCTCGATTAACAGATCGGATTACACAGCTTGATGCCAAATTAATGCATGAGGTGGATATTGCACTTGGTATTAGTTTAGGACTTGTAAAATTTTAA
- a CDS encoding transcriptional regulator encodes MAQFERTFGRNTDGNEVITYLATKEYTKHMQPNQIREALMKGYVEMSQINLTICSECLHAEYEAEHMVERLVSGG; translated from the coding sequence ATTGCACAATTTGAAAGAACATTTGGTAGGAATACGGATGGGAACGAAGTAATCACGTATTTAGCTACTAAAGAATATACAAAGCATATGCAACCAAATCAAATACGGGAAGCTTTAATGAAGGGCTATGTGGAAATGTCGCAAATTAATCTGACAATTTGCAGTGAGTGCTTACATGCAGAGTATGAGGCAGAACATATGGTGGAGCGTCTCGTAAGCGGGGGATGA
- the alr gene encoding alanine racemase has product MCIQTNYRPTKAVIDLQAIASNISSLRKHLQPDVQIIAVVKANAYGHGDIEVAKAAIRAGATMLAVATPDEAVHMRTNFPDIDILILGATPLNFIPYASKENITLTVFSADWINHANAYSPLPQSVKVHIKIDSGMGRIGVTTKEELQALYEAIAATSQFILDGIFTHFATADEEDTLYFDNQVYLFKELLGALPTKPRLVHVANTATALVKDTSLQYDAVRFGISMYGLTPSSYVGEILPFPIQPAFSLQTELVHVKKLEAGQSVGYGALFTANEDVYIGTIPIGYADGMIRKLSGQEVLVGGERAKIIGRICMDQSMILLPKAYNVGEPVVLIGKQGQQEITMDDWANKLETINYEVPCVITARVPRVYK; this is encoded by the coding sequence ATGTGTATTCAAACGAATTATCGACCTACAAAAGCAGTAATTGATTTACAAGCAATTGCATCTAACATTAGCTCACTGCGCAAACATCTGCAACCAGACGTACAAATCATTGCTGTAGTGAAGGCCAATGCATATGGCCATGGTGATATTGAAGTAGCAAAAGCAGCAATTCGAGCAGGAGCAACAATGCTTGCCGTTGCAACACCTGATGAAGCTGTACATATGAGAACTAACTTTCCCGATATCGATATTTTAATATTAGGAGCAACACCACTAAACTTTATTCCATACGCTTCCAAAGAAAATATTACCCTGACTGTTTTTTCTGCAGATTGGATCAACCATGCGAATGCGTATTCACCACTTCCGCAATCCGTAAAGGTGCATATTAAAATTGATTCCGGCATGGGGCGCATTGGTGTGACAACAAAAGAAGAGTTACAAGCACTATACGAAGCCATTGCAGCCACATCACAGTTTATTCTTGACGGTATTTTCACACATTTCGCAACAGCAGATGAAGAAGATACGTTGTACTTTGACAACCAAGTATACCTATTTAAGGAGCTTTTAGGGGCGTTACCTACAAAGCCTAGACTTGTTCATGTGGCAAATACCGCAACGGCATTAGTAAAAGACACATCCTTACAGTATGATGCCGTACGATTTGGGATTTCGATGTATGGGTTAACTCCTTCTTCATATGTCGGCGAAATTTTACCATTTCCGATTCAACCAGCCTTTTCGTTACAAACAGAGCTTGTACACGTAAAGAAACTAGAGGCGGGACAATCAGTTGGTTATGGTGCTCTGTTTACCGCAAACGAAGACGTATACATTGGAACAATTCCTATTGGCTACGCAGATGGGATGATTCGTAAGTTAAGCGGGCAAGAGGTACTTGTAGGTGGCGAGCGTGCGAAAATTATTGGTCGAATTTGTATGGATCAAAGTATGATTTTACTTCCGAAAGCATATAATGTGGGAGAGCCTGTTGTATTGATTGGTAAGCAAGGCCAACAGGAAATTACAATGGATGATTGGGCCAACAAGTTAGAAACAATTAATTATGAAGTACCTTGTGTCATTACGGCTCGAGTTCCAAGAGTATATAAATAA
- a CDS encoding outer membrane lipoprotein carrier protein LolA, with protein MKIRLLVLVACCLLLAACGKATQEEVIEDVNKKWSDTKGYELTASMEVRTGGEPRAYDVNVWHTKPDYYRVSVNPQGETEQQLIVRNEEGVFVVTPALRKTHKFQSEWPKQNSQGYLIGTLAEDLLADKNAVMTEDEENFVFELATRNVDRTALPVQQIAINKKTMLPTKVTVLDEALQEQVVILFKDIKLGVQHKAEEYAVEKFSENEEKKAASADIVNTEFRVHYPTMDWAHTKLTEELEVKEEGNSRVILTFDGEKPFTLMQQPIRYNESVLPVFSSGDPADLGYTIGAITENSIQWDKDGMSFFIASTELTREELLEVAASVQEGSMK; from the coding sequence TTGAAAATTCGATTGCTCGTACTTGTCGCATGTTGTCTATTGTTAGCAGCGTGTGGCAAAGCAACACAGGAAGAAGTCATTGAAGATGTGAATAAAAAGTGGAGCGACACAAAAGGTTATGAACTAACAGCGTCGATGGAAGTACGTACAGGTGGTGAACCAAGAGCTTATGATGTAAACGTGTGGCATACGAAGCCGGATTATTACCGGGTATCAGTGAATCCACAAGGAGAAACAGAGCAACAGTTAATCGTTCGAAATGAAGAAGGGGTTTTTGTGGTGACACCAGCACTACGAAAAACACATAAGTTTCAAAGTGAATGGCCAAAGCAAAATAGCCAGGGCTACTTGATTGGTACATTAGCGGAAGACTTACTTGCAGATAAAAATGCTGTGATGACCGAAGATGAAGAAAATTTTGTGTTTGAACTTGCAACGCGTAATGTGGACCGTACTGCACTTCCGGTTCAACAAATTGCTATTAACAAAAAAACAATGCTACCAACAAAGGTAACGGTGCTGGATGAAGCGTTACAAGAGCAAGTGGTAATTCTTTTTAAGGATATTAAATTAGGTGTACAACATAAGGCAGAGGAATATGCTGTAGAAAAATTTTCAGAAAATGAAGAAAAAAAGGCGGCAAGTGCCGATATAGTTAACACCGAGTTTCGAGTACACTATCCAACAATGGACTGGGCGCATACGAAATTAACGGAAGAACTAGAAGTAAAGGAAGAAGGGAACTCGCGCGTCATTTTAACGTTTGATGGAGAGAAGCCGTTTACATTGATGCAACAGCCAATACGTTATAATGAAAGTGTATTACCTGTATTTTCTTCTGGAGATCCAGCTGATTTAGGGTATACTATCGGTGCCATTACAGAAAATTCAATTCAGTGGGATAAAGATGGTATGTCGTTTTTCATTGCATCGACAGAGCTTACAAGAGAAGAATTATTAGAAGTAGCAGCAAGTGTCCAAGAGGGCAGTATGAAGTAA
- the acpS gene encoding holo-ACP synthase: MIKGIGLDLVELERIEKMMLRSKRFIERILTEKEQQIFETLSHARKVEFLAGRFAAKEAYSKANGTGIGKDCELQQIEILKDEIGKPVLYFDGELVNGFISITHTKTTAAAQVILMQ; encoded by the coding sequence ATGATTAAAGGAATCGGATTGGATTTAGTAGAGTTAGAGCGTATTGAAAAAATGATGCTGCGCTCAAAGCGATTTATCGAGCGTATTTTAACCGAAAAAGAGCAGCAGATTTTTGAAACGCTCTCACATGCGCGTAAAGTAGAATTTTTAGCAGGCCGATTTGCAGCAAAGGAAGCCTATTCAAAAGCAAATGGAACAGGTATCGGAAAAGATTGCGAACTCCAGCAAATTGAAATTTTAAAAGATGAGATTGGAAAGCCTGTACTCTATTTTGACGGCGAACTTGTAAATGGTTTTATTTCGATTACGCATACGAAAACAACGGCAGCAGCGCAAGTAATCTTAATGCAGTAA
- a CDS encoding rhomboid family intramembrane serine protease — MFIRRENFKQYITLYPVVSSIMAINFIVFLLTLIPGFGTWLLYTGASVNGLIAEGEWWRVVTSMFLHAGFTHVLFNMFSLFLFGPELEKIAGKMRFLTIYFLTGIFGVAATYLTQDAGYASVGASGALYGIFGAFAALVYYTRHLFPQLKQIILPLIVVSVFMTFITPNINIAAHLGGLIAGFVLGIVYFNPKNMLRWRKKNITRVK; from the coding sequence ATGTTTATTCGCAGAGAAAATTTTAAACAATACATTACGCTATATCCTGTAGTGTCGTCAATTATGGCTATTAACTTTATTGTTTTTTTACTGACGTTAATCCCTGGTTTCGGTACATGGCTTTTATATACGGGTGCGAGCGTAAATGGGTTGATCGCTGAAGGCGAATGGTGGCGCGTCGTTACCTCTATGTTTTTACATGCAGGCTTTACACATGTCCTTTTTAATATGTTCTCGTTATTTTTATTTGGACCTGAGCTTGAAAAAATTGCAGGTAAAATGCGCTTTTTAACGATTTACTTTTTAACGGGCATTTTTGGTGTTGCTGCGACGTATTTAACGCAAGACGCAGGCTATGCAAGCGTTGGTGCAAGTGGTGCTTTATACGGGATATTCGGTGCATTCGCTGCACTTGTTTACTACACGAGACATTTATTCCCGCAGCTCAAGCAAATTATCTTACCGCTAATCGTAGTTAGTGTCTTTATGACATTTATTACTCCAAACATTAATATTGCTGCACATTTAGGTGGGCTCATTGCTGGTTTCGTTTTAGGTATTGTCTACTTCAATCCAAAAAACATGCTACGTTGGCGCAAAAAAAATATCACACGTGTAAAATAG
- a CDS encoding PH domain-containing protein, which produces MMSNEKFKLHPIAAIIHVVKALKDLLIPIVIILVANGGNINLDYRSEDFFGEMVPLLFLVVILLWTIFSGLIKWWTFVYWFEESELRVEYGLFVKKKRYIPFDRIQNLNYKEGIFHRIFKLVEVQVETAGSKNGKPEAELTAVTRVAADEVEQRMKRAKQKQQPIEESEQQSIEETPPSTFIHKMKVPELLLLATTSSGIGVVLAGVFAVVSQFAEFIPFDSIYDELAFLMKYSFVVVAILIALGLLLTWVISVGLTFLNYYNFTVSKEQERLIITRGLIEKKRVTIPLNRVQAIKIVENPFQQLLGLASVAVESAGGGFSGEADKKIILFPLIAKKEALAPLSALFPDYDFTLMPQVVPPKKAQPFFYRIDFVWLVPLIGLVSYFFYPYGLLSLLLVVPILLLGKWQFKTTGYTLFDHQIMIQSRMISRVTFFAMKKRIQVTQGRQTYFQKRREIGTAKIIVMSGMTGASASVRHVEQQEVERILGWYEQ; this is translated from the coding sequence ATGATGTCTAATGAGAAATTTAAACTTCATCCCATTGCGGCGATTATACACGTTGTCAAAGCATTAAAAGACTTACTTATTCCGATTGTCATTATCCTAGTGGCGAATGGTGGGAACATTAATTTAGATTATCGCAGCGAGGATTTTTTTGGTGAAATGGTGCCACTGTTATTTTTAGTTGTTATTTTACTTTGGACGATATTTAGTGGACTAATTAAATGGTGGACGTTTGTTTACTGGTTTGAAGAGAGCGAACTGCGTGTCGAGTATGGGTTATTTGTGAAAAAGAAACGTTATATTCCGTTTGACCGTATTCAAAATTTAAATTACAAAGAGGGTATTTTTCATCGTATCTTTAAGTTAGTAGAAGTACAGGTAGAAACGGCTGGAAGTAAGAACGGAAAGCCGGAAGCAGAACTAACAGCGGTAACACGTGTGGCAGCTGACGAAGTTGAGCAGCGTATGAAGCGTGCAAAGCAAAAACAACAACCAATCGAAGAGTCCGAGCAACAATCTATAGAAGAAACACCACCCTCGACATTTATTCATAAAATGAAAGTTCCTGAGCTACTTTTACTAGCGACAACTTCAAGTGGAATCGGTGTGGTACTTGCAGGGGTGTTTGCGGTTGTTTCGCAGTTTGCAGAGTTTATTCCGTTCGATTCCATTTATGATGAGCTCGCTTTTTTAATGAAGTATAGTTTTGTTGTAGTGGCCATTTTAATTGCGTTAGGACTCTTACTAACGTGGGTGATTTCTGTTGGATTAACATTCTTAAATTATTATAATTTCACTGTCTCAAAAGAGCAGGAACGTTTAATTATTACACGTGGCCTCATTGAAAAAAAGCGTGTAACCATTCCGTTAAACCGTGTACAGGCGATTAAAATTGTAGAAAATCCATTCCAACAGCTACTAGGGCTTGCTTCAGTTGCAGTGGAAAGTGCGGGGGGCGGTTTTAGTGGGGAAGCGGATAAAAAAATTATTTTATTCCCACTCATCGCGAAAAAAGAGGCACTTGCCCCACTAAGTGCGCTATTTCCAGATTACGATTTTACGTTAATGCCTCAAGTCGTACCACCGAAAAAAGCGCAGCCATTTTTCTATCGTATTGATTTTGTATGGCTTGTCCCGCTGATTGGACTTGTTTCGTACTTCTTTTATCCGTACGGACTATTGTCACTGCTACTTGTTGTACCAATTCTTTTGTTAGGCAAATGGCAGTTTAAAACAACAGGCTACACATTATTTGATCACCAAATTATGATACAATCACGCATGATTAGCCGTGTAACATTTTTTGCGATGAAAAAGCGTATTCAAGTTACACAAGGCCGTCAAACCTATTTCCAAAAACGCCGTGAAATTGGAACAGCGAAAATCATTGTGATGTCAGGTATGACCGGGGCATCAGCAAGTGTGCGTCATGTTGAACAACAAGAAGTAGAACGAATTTTAGGTTGGTATGAACAATAA
- a CDS encoding PH domain-containing protein, with product MRAQPQYQLPKKAITVWRLYGFFQTIFLALVAAGAVFLTMKFDWPIWIQWTMITVVILSIICSIILFPSIRWKIWRYEVREQEIEIQSGLFVVTRTLIPMVRVQHVDTEQGPILKKYNLANISISSAATTHTIPMLEIEDADLLRMKISELARVAEDDV from the coding sequence ATGAGAGCACAACCACAATATCAATTACCAAAAAAAGCAATAACTGTTTGGCGTTTGTACGGCTTTTTCCAGACGATATTTTTGGCTTTAGTAGCAGCAGGAGCCGTATTTTTAACAATGAAGTTTGATTGGCCAATTTGGATTCAATGGACGATGATTACCGTCGTCATTTTATCAATTATTTGTTCCATTATTCTTTTTCCAAGCATTCGCTGGAAAATTTGGCGTTATGAAGTACGTGAGCAGGAAATAGAAATTCAAAGTGGGTTATTCGTAGTAACGCGTACATTGATCCCTATGGTGCGCGTACAGCATGTTGATACAGAACAAGGACCGATTTTAAAAAAATATAATTTAGCGAATATCTCGATTTCATCAGCAGCAACGACGCATACAATACCGATGTTGGAAATTGAAGACGCAGATTTATTACGAATGAAAATTTCCGAATTAGCAAGGGTGGCGGAAGATGATGTCTAA
- a CDS encoding DEAD/DEAH box helicase, with protein MTNFSELNISESTLRSIKRMGFEEATPIQEGTVTFAMAGRDVLGQAQTGTGKTAAFGIPLIEKIDPKNPNIQALVIAPTRELAIQVSEELYKLGYDKRVKLLSVYGGQEIGRQIRALKNNPQIIVGTPGRIQDHINRRTLKLDEVQTLVLDEADEMLNMGFIDDINAILESVPSDRQTLLFSATMPSAIRKIAETFMKNPEIVKIQAKELTMENIEQFFVKATDREKFDALSRLLDSQKPELAIIFGRTKRRVDELSQALGLRGFLAEGIHGDLSQAKRISVLRQFKEGKIDILIATDVAARGLDISGVTHVYNFDIPQDPESYVHRIGRTGRAGKSGVAVTFVTPREMGYLRIVEETTKKRMTPLRPPTSEEALVGLQEDAVQTLAGLVQNNDLGNYRELAAQLLEKHEALDLVAAALKSVTKEPDATPVSLSEERPLPMRRSGGGGGGGRGRGGNDRNRGGGGGRGGDRNRGGGDRRREGGQSAGGRGGERRDTGRREGASAGGRREGSPSASRDRRPRQRRED; from the coding sequence TTGACAAATTTTTCAGAATTAAATATTAGTGAGTCTACATTACGTTCAATTAAACGTATGGGATTTGAAGAAGCAACACCAATCCAAGAAGGTACAGTTACGTTTGCAATGGCTGGTCGTGACGTATTAGGTCAAGCGCAAACTGGTACAGGTAAGACAGCAGCGTTTGGTATTCCATTAATCGAGAAAATCGACCCTAAAAATCCAAACATCCAAGCTTTAGTAATTGCACCAACTCGTGAATTAGCAATCCAAGTATCAGAAGAACTTTATAAATTAGGTTATGACAAACGTGTGAAATTATTATCTGTTTATGGTGGTCAAGAAATCGGACGTCAAATCCGTGCTCTTAAAAACAACCCACAAATTATTGTTGGTACACCAGGACGTATTCAAGATCACATCAACCGTCGTACATTAAAATTAGACGAAGTTCAAACGTTAGTATTAGACGAAGCAGATGAAATGTTAAACATGGGCTTCATCGACGACATCAACGCAATTTTAGAATCAGTACCATCTGATCGCCAAACTTTACTATTCTCAGCGACAATGCCTTCAGCAATCCGTAAAATTGCAGAAACATTCATGAAAAATCCTGAAATCGTAAAAATTCAAGCGAAAGAATTAACAATGGAAAACATTGAGCAATTCTTCGTAAAAGCAACAGATCGTGAAAAATTCGATGCGTTATCTCGTTTATTAGATTCTCAAAAGCCAGAATTAGCAATCATCTTCGGCCGTACAAAACGTCGTGTTGATGAGTTATCTCAAGCATTAGGCTTACGTGGTTTCTTAGCAGAAGGTATTCACGGAGACCTTTCTCAAGCGAAACGTATTTCTGTTTTACGTCAATTTAAAGAAGGTAAAATTGACATCTTAATCGCAACAGACGTAGCTGCTCGTGGATTAGATATTTCAGGTGTAACACACGTTTACAACTTCGATATCCCACAAGATCCAGAATCTTACGTTCACCGTATCGGTCGTACAGGCCGTGCAGGTAAATCGGGTGTTGCAGTAACATTCGTAACACCTCGTGAAATGGGTTACTTACGTATCGTAGAAGAAACTACGAAAAAACGTATGACTCCTCTACGTCCACCAACATCTGAAGAAGCTTTAGTAGGCTTACAAGAAGATGCTGTGCAAACATTAGCGGGATTAGTACAAAACAATGATTTAGGCAACTATCGTGAATTAGCTGCTCAATTATTAGAAAAACATGAAGCACTTGATTTAGTTGCAGCAGCACTTAAATCAGTTACAAAAGAGCCTGATGCTACACCAGTATCATTATCTGAAGAGCGTCCATTACCAATGCGTCGTTCTGGTGGCGGAGGCGGCGGTGGCCGTGGCCGTGGTGGTAATGATCGTAACCGTGGTGGCGGCGGAGGCCGTGGCGGAGACCGTAATCGTGGTGGCGGAGATCGTCGTCGTGAAGGTGGTCAATCAGCAGGTGGTCGCGGTGGCGAACGCCGTGATACTGGCCGTCGTGAAGGCGCTAGCGCTGGCGGACGTCGTGAAGGTTCACCTTCAGCGTCTCGTGATCGTCGTCCTCGTCAACGTCGCGAAGACTAA